The Candidatus Koribacter versatilis Ellin345 genome has a segment encoding these proteins:
- a CDS encoding LemA family protein: MKALIVLVVIGLIVLSCFGMYISTKNTLVQKNEAVKSQWAQVDVVLQRRADLIPNLVETVKGIAQQEQAVFGDIAAARSRLLSAGTPQEKIAANQQLDGALGRLLVVVENYPQLRSSENFLRLQDELAGTENRISVERKRYNDSLQDYNTYIGQFPASLFAGWAGFKRNDAYFQASEGAKQTPKVQFNLNDKPASQAAPAH; the protein is encoded by the coding sequence ATGAAAGCACTGATCGTTCTGGTGGTAATTGGACTAATTGTCCTTAGCTGCTTCGGGATGTATATCAGCACGAAGAACACACTCGTGCAAAAGAATGAAGCGGTGAAGAGCCAGTGGGCTCAGGTGGATGTTGTCCTGCAACGGCGCGCTGACCTGATCCCGAACCTGGTGGAAACGGTGAAGGGAATCGCGCAGCAGGAACAGGCCGTTTTCGGCGACATCGCCGCGGCACGTTCACGCTTGCTGAGCGCGGGAACGCCGCAGGAGAAGATCGCCGCCAACCAGCAACTCGACGGCGCACTGGGACGTTTGCTGGTGGTGGTCGAGAACTATCCTCAGCTCCGGTCGAGCGAGAACTTCCTGCGGCTGCAGGACGAGCTGGCCGGAACCGAGAACCGGATCTCTGTGGAACGCAAGAGATATAACGATTCGCTGCAGGACTACAACACCTATATCGGACAGTTCCCGGCGAGCTTGTTCGCGGGGTGGGCTGGGTTTAAGCGGAATGATGCGTACTTCCAAGCGTCGGAAGGTGCGAAGCAGACGCCGAAGGTGCAGTTCAACTTGAACGATAAGCCGGCATCGCAGGCGGCACCGGCGCATTAG
- a CDS encoding M20/M25/M40 family metallo-hydrolase, producing the protein MRRISSCVLAVIALACALSAATPKEAADRWRAAHEQQILKEFTDLLAIPNVASDKNNIRRNADTLVEMLRRRHVEAKMLFSTDANPVVYGERKTPGAKHTIVFYAHYDGQPVTPEDWETKAPFSPVPKEVNGEPRIFARSASDDKAAIIAQLAALDALDAAKVPLKANLRFVWEGEEEAGSPNLGRILAEHKDDVGGDVWLICDGPVDQSGKQSVVFGARGITSLEITVFGAHRELHSGHYGNWAPNPAMMLAKLLAGMKDDNGRVLIPHFYDGIAPLSETEKKAIQDAPKNEELLREDLWLAGTEGGGRPLLELLNEPSLNIHGMTSARTGATATNVIPATATADIDIRLVKGLDWKTQQQRVADYITAQGYFVSEVPPMKNIFLVHPKVAFLKRGTDSYNAVRTSMDLSIAKQVIAAVESVRGPVVKLPTMGGSVPLEMIQNTLGTTMIIVPIANYDNNQHAANENIRLQNLWDGIETMAALEAME; encoded by the coding sequence ATGCGACGAATCTCTTCCTGCGTTTTAGCGGTTATAGCCCTTGCGTGCGCACTCAGCGCGGCTACTCCCAAAGAAGCCGCTGACCGGTGGCGGGCTGCTCACGAGCAGCAGATCCTGAAGGAATTTACCGACCTGCTGGCGATTCCCAACGTTGCCAGCGATAAGAACAACATTCGTCGCAATGCAGACACGCTTGTCGAGATGTTGCGGCGGCGCCATGTCGAAGCCAAGATGTTGTTCTCCACAGATGCGAACCCGGTGGTTTATGGGGAGCGCAAAACGCCGGGCGCAAAGCACACCATCGTTTTCTACGCGCACTATGACGGGCAGCCGGTGACGCCGGAGGATTGGGAAACCAAGGCGCCATTCAGTCCTGTGCCTAAAGAAGTGAATGGCGAGCCACGCATTTTCGCGCGATCGGCTTCCGACGATAAGGCTGCGATCATCGCGCAACTCGCTGCGCTCGACGCTCTCGATGCGGCGAAGGTTCCCCTCAAGGCCAATTTGCGGTTTGTGTGGGAGGGAGAAGAAGAAGCGGGCTCGCCGAACCTCGGACGGATCCTAGCGGAGCATAAGGACGATGTCGGCGGAGATGTGTGGCTCATCTGCGACGGACCGGTTGACCAGAGCGGGAAGCAGAGTGTCGTCTTCGGAGCGAGAGGAATTACGAGCCTGGAGATCACGGTGTTTGGTGCGCATCGCGAACTCCACAGCGGGCACTACGGAAATTGGGCGCCGAATCCGGCGATGATGTTGGCCAAGCTTCTTGCCGGCATGAAGGACGACAACGGACGTGTGTTGATTCCACACTTCTACGACGGGATCGCGCCGCTGAGCGAGACTGAGAAGAAGGCGATCCAGGACGCACCGAAGAACGAAGAGTTGTTGAGGGAAGACCTATGGCTGGCGGGGACAGAGGGCGGCGGGCGTCCGCTGCTCGAGTTGCTGAATGAACCCTCGCTGAACATTCACGGCATGACTTCGGCGCGTACTGGGGCGACGGCGACGAACGTAATTCCCGCGACGGCGACTGCCGACATTGATATCCGGCTGGTGAAGGGGTTGGATTGGAAGACGCAACAGCAACGCGTTGCCGACTACATCACGGCGCAGGGGTATTTCGTGAGTGAAGTACCGCCGATGAAGAACATCTTCCTGGTGCATCCCAAGGTAGCGTTTTTGAAGCGCGGGACCGACAGCTACAACGCGGTGCGCACATCGATGGACTTGTCGATTGCGAAGCAGGTGATCGCCGCCGTCGAGAGTGTTCGCGGGCCGGTGGTAAAGCTCCCGACCATGGGTGGCAGCGTGCCGCTGGAGATGATCCAGAACACGCTGGGCACGACGATGATCATTGTTCCCATTGCAAACTACGACAACAACCAGCATGCCGCGAATGAGAACATCCGACTGCAGAACCTGTGGGATGGGATTGAGACGATGGCGGCGCTCGAGGCCATGGAATAA
- a CDS encoding alkaline phosphatase family protein produces MKKIIASLTLAATAFANTSLFAAEGNAAPTGVLHLDHVWVILRENHGYGQLRNNPNAPFINKYAESANTADNYFAVAHPSLTNYLEIVGGSNFGVLADNFPDWHNPACTPNIVSGTQNNEHSGGAPVCPIYGNGSDAPTPAIDKTNETTGEPGTINIDGKMSIPADTSTHGRTIADQLVARGMTWKSYQENLPVFGADYVNYSDGTFTNNSILPAPLKSSDIVQLYAVKHNPFAYFQSVQDGYDPQLSLSQVRGFDGQGGLYEDLGSGKVPNFSLIAPNQCNDQHGRGNAGPICNFDPADNGTQTGLNNALIYQGDVTVQRLVTAIRRSPAWNRGRNAIVVVWDENDYSLVPITNQVLFIVDTNYGRHGVHSSRFYDHFSLLRSLEAGFGLSCLNHACDAQSKVMGDIF; encoded by the coding sequence ATGAAGAAGATCATCGCAAGCCTTACGCTCGCCGCTACGGCGTTCGCGAATACGTCATTGTTTGCCGCCGAAGGAAACGCCGCTCCCACGGGCGTTCTTCATCTCGATCACGTTTGGGTGATCCTGAGGGAAAACCATGGGTATGGCCAGCTTCGCAACAATCCAAACGCTCCGTTTATCAACAAGTACGCGGAGAGTGCGAATACGGCTGACAACTATTTTGCGGTTGCGCATCCCAGCCTGACGAACTACCTGGAAATCGTGGGCGGATCTAATTTCGGTGTTCTCGCCGACAATTTTCCCGACTGGCACAATCCCGCGTGCACGCCCAACATAGTCTCAGGAACGCAGAACAATGAGCATTCCGGCGGAGCGCCGGTGTGTCCGATTTACGGCAACGGCAGCGACGCTCCGACACCGGCAATTGATAAAACAAATGAGACGACCGGCGAGCCTGGCACGATCAACATCGACGGGAAGATGTCGATTCCCGCTGATACGAGCACGCATGGAAGGACGATCGCAGACCAACTGGTGGCGCGCGGCATGACGTGGAAGAGCTACCAGGAGAACCTGCCGGTTTTTGGCGCGGACTACGTCAATTACAGTGACGGCACGTTCACGAACAATTCGATTTTGCCGGCGCCGTTGAAATCAAGCGACATCGTCCAGTTGTATGCCGTGAAGCACAATCCATTTGCGTACTTCCAGTCAGTACAGGATGGGTACGATCCGCAACTCAGTCTGAGTCAAGTGCGTGGTTTCGATGGGCAGGGCGGACTATACGAAGATCTGGGCTCGGGAAAAGTTCCGAACTTCTCGCTGATTGCGCCGAACCAGTGCAACGACCAGCACGGCCGCGGAAATGCAGGCCCCATCTGTAACTTCGATCCGGCCGACAATGGCACCCAGACCGGACTGAACAACGCGCTCATCTACCAGGGCGACGTAACTGTCCAAAGGCTCGTGACTGCGATCCGGCGCTCGCCGGCATGGAACAGAGGCCGAAACGCCATCGTTGTGGTGTGGGATGAGAATGACTACTCGCTTGTGCCGATCACGAACCAGGTTTTGTTCATTGTTGACACCAACTACGGCCGCCATGGCGTGCATAGTTCGCGGTTCTACGATCACTTCTCGCTGCTGAGAAGCCTGGAGGCTGGTTTCGGGCTCTCCTGCCTGAACCACGCGTGCGACGCACAATCGAAAGTGATGGGCGATATCTTCTGA
- a CDS encoding dipeptidase: protein MDRRQFVSFAAQASALAFIAPHSFAQTATPDIAALYKNALVIDTLCAPFATDDFPPADNALQQVRGSGFTAINTTISDRTYEGTIQTLARIHSYVERYPELFSIVIKRSDIDRAKRENKVCIMLGFQYTSFFEEDVSRIEVFRDLSVRIMQLTYNLRSTFGDGCLESENSGLSRAGHDLVKKMNAIGIAVDASHSGYRTTSDAIAGSAKPILISHSGCAAVSAHPRNKPDEILKALADRGGYFGVYLMPYLVASPTVPTREHVMAHLLHAINVCGADHVGIGSDGSIEAVHLTDEQKKAFDEDIARRKKLGIGAPGEDRYPYVPDVNGPNHMELIASELQKRGQPSSVIEKVLGANFYRVIGDIWGTA from the coding sequence ATGGATCGCCGCCAGTTTGTTTCCTTCGCTGCGCAAGCGTCTGCGCTCGCCTTCATCGCTCCGCACTCATTCGCACAAACTGCGACCCCCGACATCGCCGCACTCTATAAGAACGCCCTTGTCATCGACACCCTCTGCGCCCCCTTCGCCACCGACGACTTCCCGCCCGCCGACAACGCCCTCCAGCAGGTTCGCGGCTCCGGCTTCACTGCGATCAACACCACCATCTCAGACCGCACCTATGAAGGAACGATCCAGACGCTCGCCCGAATTCACTCCTACGTCGAGCGCTATCCTGAACTTTTCTCGATCGTCATCAAGCGCTCCGACATCGACCGTGCCAAGCGTGAGAATAAGGTCTGCATCATGCTGGGATTCCAATACACCTCGTTTTTCGAAGAAGATGTTTCTCGCATCGAGGTTTTTCGCGATCTCAGTGTGCGCATCATGCAGCTCACCTACAACCTGCGCAGTACGTTCGGCGACGGCTGTCTCGAGTCCGAAAACTCAGGGCTGAGCAGGGCCGGACACGACCTGGTCAAGAAGATGAACGCGATCGGTATCGCCGTTGATGCCAGTCACAGCGGCTACCGCACTACTTCCGACGCCATAGCCGGTTCCGCGAAGCCCATCCTCATCTCGCATTCGGGATGTGCCGCGGTCAGCGCGCATCCACGCAACAAGCCAGATGAAATCCTTAAAGCACTCGCCGATCGCGGCGGCTATTTCGGTGTCTATCTCATGCCCTACCTCGTCGCTTCCCCGACCGTCCCGACGCGCGAACACGTCATGGCGCATCTGCTTCACGCCATCAATGTCTGCGGCGCAGACCACGTCGGCATTGGCTCCGATGGCAGCATTGAGGCGGTCCATCTCACCGACGAGCAGAAGAAAGCTTTCGATGAGGACATCGCCCGGCGTAAGAAGCTCGGCATCGGCGCACCCGGCGAAGACCGCTATCCCTACGTTCCCGACGTCAACGGTCCCAACCACATGGAACTGATCGCCAGCGAATTACAGAAGCGCGGCCAGCCCAGTTCGGTCATCGAGAAGGTACTCGGCGCGAACTTCTATCGCGTTATTGGCGATATCTGGGGCACAGCTTAA
- a CDS encoding cold shock domain-containing protein: MKGTVKWFNNAKGYGFIGREEGPDVFVHYSAISSEGYKSLAEGDAVEFEIVEGQKGPQAGNVIKAA; the protein is encoded by the coding sequence TTGAAAGGTACTGTGAAGTGGTTTAACAACGCCAAGGGCTACGGCTTCATCGGCCGTGAAGAAGGCCCCGATGTTTTCGTTCACTACAGCGCTATTTCGTCGGAAGGCTACAAGAGCCTTGCGGAAGGGGACGCGGTGGAATTCGAAATCGTGGAGGGCCAGAAAGGTCCCCAGGCTGGCAACGTCATCAAGGCTGCGTAG